TTGAAAGGTTTGGTAAGGAAACAatgagcaaaaaattattttctgttgtATATACAGCACTATAATTATCAATCTTTGAATTATGACAAATATGGttgaatcaatttattttgatctAAGTAAATTGTAGTAGAAAGTTGTAAATGCCTTTTAGAGGTACTCTGTatataataatcaatttcaattttcattttaaaaaagcgGCATCTGCCTTTCcctcacaaaaaaatttcaattgacaTATCCcaccattttgttttttttattgcaggaaaCAGTACGACATTTGGGCACACAACTTTAAGTAACTTGGGCCCTTCATCAAATCTACTATGGGTCCATGTTCTTGCCAGTTTATGCATGGTCCCTTTGACAATACTAATTATGAAGAAATGTTCTGGAAAGAGTCCCAGTACTTCAGCTTTATCATCCAGGACTCTTATGGTAACACATATTTCCAAACAACACCGTAATATTgaagatataaaaaattattttgctattCGATATCCTGACGTACAGGTATTAGATGTTCAGCTTActtataaagtaaaaaagttgaTGGAATTAGAAAAATTGCGAAGTAAGGTTCACGAGGCTAAGTTTTATTGCACAGATCATTGTAATAGGCATAAAGACCCTCGACAGCTTCAACCAAAAGGGTGTTTGTGTTGTTGTCCCTGGAAAACTGTAGACGCTTTGGAGTACTATACCAGAGAGGAACAACGATTAAATGAGTTGGTATTGTCTGAACGGCGTAATACTCTTTTGGCTCCTCTAGGGATTGCTTTCGTTATTGTGGGTAACCAAGAAATGGCCCAATATGTTATAAGTTCTTTTCAACCGGGAACCCTTAGACATTGGAACATAATCAACGCCCCTACTCCTGCCGATataaattgggaaaatttagaaatttcttACAGAAATTGGTATTCCAAAGCAATAATAATCAATTCGCTATTATTCTTGGTGCTTTTTTTCTTGACGTCTCCTATAATATTCCTTAATACCATCAATCAAATCAATCAAGCCCATGGGGACTTTATTCACAAATTGAGTCCAGTGTTTTCTCAGTTCTTCCCAACTCTTTTGTTGTTGTCTCTCTCGGCCATCATGCCGGTTATTGTAGCGTACACAGACGAGTGGATGTCTCACTGGACCAAgtctaaacaaaatttttccgTGATGTTTAAAGCTTTCTATTTCCTACTTTTCATGGTTCTGATTTTGCCTTCTTTGGGATTGACTAGTGCAGCTGCTTTGGTTTATTGGACGTTGCAAAACGACTCGTTCCGGTGGAGGTGCGTTTTTCTCGCCGATAAAGGcgctttttttgtaaattacgTCATCACTTCTGCCTTTATCGGCACTGCCTTGGAGTTGTTAAGATTCCCGGAGCTGGCCATGTATGCTTTGAGATTATCTCGGATGAAATCCGAGGCAGAAAAAGTCGGCGtcagaaaagaaattttatcagAATTTCAGTTCGGAATCCATTACGCTTGGACTTTGCTGATATTCACTGTTTGCACCGTGTACAGCCTCTCTTGCCCTTTAATAACCCCATTCGGCCTGTTATATTTAGGTCTCAAGCATTTGGTAGATAAATACAATATATATTATGTGTATAAGCCTATTGCAATGTCCACCGAAGGCCAACACATTCATGCAGGGGCCGTCAAAATGGTTCGAGTAGCTATAGTGATGTGCCAGATAATACTAACAGCCTTTTTTTTCATAAGAGACAGCGGAGGCATGAATGAAATGACTTACGTAATGCTCCTCGGGATATTTATTACTAttagttttttcttctttttaagCCCGTTTCCCACGTGCAAACCAGTTTCCATAAAGTCACATTTATCTGCCGAAAAAGAACATTATATTGCCCCTGTATTACTTACTTCGAGTAGTATTGATGACAGTAGTATTATAGACAGGTCTTCCCCAGCAATGTATGGGTCAGCGagtcaaagttttattattccTGAAACAGGTACTAGTGAGGCCTAAATTCTTGCTATTCTATTGGCTGTGAAGTGTttcaatttcttatttttcgcCAAGACTTTTCAAAGCTTTAAATACTATattgttttacttttatatatgtatagaTTGATCTTACTAACAGTGAGTTTTTTGTTTGCcagaatttttaatgtcaaaacTCCGTTCATACTAACTTTTAGTTCATCGACAGTTTCAACGcgtatttttaataagctttactaatgtgaaaaaattttgGGGTAATACGTAACTGTGAATAAATCTCTAAAAAGTCTAATATACGTTATGTGTTACCCTTGTTGCTGTTGTTTctggttatttttataatggatattttgaattgttaaatattaattgtttcagttatttgtaagaatgtttatttactttggGACTATAAACTATTTGGTTATGCTCACATCACAAATTTCGTTACCCTGCTGAACAGTAGGCTGAAAGCGCAAAGGAGCAtgtaaattttagttattgtttttttgttacgtTGGTTCAACAATGAAAGTCAAATTATTGTCATTTAGCAAATATACTTACATATTTAAGCAATGAGTGTGAGGTAAATGATTGCTGCTCAATTGATATTTGAACTGGTGTAATATTCAAAGTATTCCCTACATGATATCGTTCTTTCAGGAGATGATGTCGAGACAAAATCattgtatgtatatatatttttaatcaaattggCATGTACAGGTAGTgattataaataaatgcacCTATATATATGTTACTCAGGATATTTATTacccaaaatatttatttcgtaATACGTATTGTTCTAcccttgattttaaaaaatgtcctctttgttaataaatatatgcATCTATAACTAAATATTGCGTACGTATATGTGAAAGTGCGGACATTAATCGttgatgtttttaaataaatacatagtCAATGCATGTATATAACTTTTTCCGACATGAATTTGGGACTATTTCGAATTGTTGAAAGCTTAATCttcttaacaaaattaatgtacACATCTTTATCCATATATTCCTTTAAGAGTCTCAAATGTAATGCTTTTCCAAGACATGCCTGATCACCGCTTGTTAAAGTCTAAGAAATATGTATTGACTACGTTCTTATATCTAGTATTTAACGTGTCCTACTGATAAACTATCTCACCAGTCGCATTTCTGCAGGtgtaaaaatcaataaactgCAAGGACATTTTCGTGTTGATGATATGTCTTCCGGTCAATATTCGTTAAGGctgaatagaaaaaattatgtcatGGTCAATGCTTATATGCAGGActatagtttttattaattcaacaTATTATCTGTTTTGAATCAAGAAATtgctttttggaaatttctaaAAGCTACATTAGAAGTAGGAAACATTGTCTAGAGAAGAACTACAAATTCgcaatgaaaatttgtaactTCTACTTATCTAAacttatacatatgtatgtacctaatatttctgaaaataagaAAGATATTACAACGCAGGAATAATGTTCAGATTGAATATTCAGGTAGGTGCATTCTGGGTGTATCGTTCAAAGGTTTTTAACGTCTCATATGCTTCGCAAGTAAACCGCTGCAGTACTGGCAAAAAGTCCACgtttttggtgaaatttcTTCGACGCACGACTATGAAAAAATGAGTTCGGTACTTATTCGTGAC
This region of Euwallacea fornicatus isolate EFF26 chromosome 3, ASM4011564v1, whole genome shotgun sequence genomic DNA includes:
- the Tmem63 gene encoding CSC1-like protein 2, translating into MVDTPQLFSSPDDNDDTCLIQKKNNTVITSAYDGIPETFILNLISWVILILLFAILRNRAWDYGRLALVHSEKWTQLFYKNTDDAIAVEEDSADVSLLPDTGCLWFPSIFRITKSKIYARCGPDALHYLSFQKHLLILFAIITVFSIAVILPVNFQGTLEGNSTTFGHTTLSNLGPSSNLLWVHVLASLCMVPLTILIMKKCSGKSPSTSALSSRTLMVTHISKQHRNIEDIKNYFAIRYPDVQVLDVQLTYKVKKLMELEKLRSKVHEAKFYCTDHCNRHKDPRQLQPKGCLCCCPWKTVDALEYYTREEQRLNELVLSERRNTLLAPLGIAFVIVGNQEMAQYVISSFQPGTLRHWNIINAPTPADINWENLEISYRNWYSKAIIINSLLFLVLFFLTSPIIFLNTINQINQAHGDFIHKLSPVFSQFFPTLLLLSLSAIMPVIVAYTDEWMSHWTKSKQNFSVMFKAFYFLLFMVLILPSLGLTSAAALVYWTLQNDSFRWRCVFLADKGAFFVNYVITSAFIGTALELLRFPELAMYALRLSRMKSEAEKVGVRKEILSEFQFGIHYAWTLLIFTVCTVYSLSCPLITPFGLLYLGLKHLVDKYNIYYVYKPIAMSTEGQHIHAGAVKMVRVAIVMCQIILTAFFFIRDSGGMNEMTYVMLLGIFITISFFFFLSPFPTCKPVSIKSHLSAEKEHYIAPVLLTSSSIDDSSIIDRSSPAMYGSASQSFIIPETGTSEA